In the Streptomyces sp. BHT-5-2 genome, one interval contains:
- a CDS encoding MFS transporter, whose protein sequence is MTAVPMGAAGTADTGDDTDAGDAGRVPGRPVVPLSRNRDYNVLWTSQLLSELALEIAAVAVPLLLIARHGSPVQLGLASSALAAAHMIAVVPAGVLADRWDRRRLMLGCQLLRVLGTASLAGALLLGRYAFWHMLLVVVADGFLGSVFDPAEHAALPQVVPPAQLSTAVARNAARPYVATLVGPAVAGFLFAALPSGPFLANAAMFVLSSAALCFLRLPRGRTGTGARRRPVDRQAAGPEGAGPEGADNDGPGAGADAMAGFRWVLGQPVIRATMAWMLVTNLVFSALLIVLLALSGEDRVGPGELGLTMACFGVGGLLGGLLAARLHGAVRPPVILLGFAWTAVAATAVMALVPAGLPQGGLLAVLAFLAPLANTTVLTHQLTVTPDALRGRMSGVAGFCSGGAGVLGPALGGALTGMAGGVAAVLLCAGCLLVVALAATLSPTLRRFPAPASES, encoded by the coding sequence ATGACCGCGGTCCCCATGGGCGCCGCCGGCACCGCCGACACCGGCGACGACACGGATGCCGGCGACGCCGGTAGGGTGCCCGGCCGCCCGGTCGTCCCGCTGTCCCGCAACCGCGACTACAACGTCCTGTGGACGAGCCAGCTGCTGTCCGAACTGGCCCTGGAGATCGCCGCGGTGGCCGTCCCGCTGCTGCTCATCGCCCGGCACGGGTCGCCGGTGCAGCTCGGCCTGGCGTCCTCGGCGCTGGCCGCCGCGCACATGATCGCGGTGGTGCCGGCCGGGGTGCTCGCCGACCGCTGGGACCGCCGGCGGCTGATGCTGGGCTGCCAGCTGCTGCGGGTGCTGGGGACGGCGAGCCTGGCCGGGGCGCTGCTGCTGGGCCGGTACGCGTTCTGGCACATGCTGCTGGTCGTGGTGGCGGACGGCTTCCTCGGCTCGGTCTTCGACCCGGCCGAGCATGCGGCGCTGCCCCAGGTGGTGCCGCCCGCCCAGCTCTCCACGGCGGTGGCCCGCAACGCCGCCCGCCCGTATGTGGCCACCCTGGTCGGCCCGGCCGTCGCCGGCTTCCTCTTCGCGGCGCTGCCGTCGGGGCCGTTCCTGGCCAACGCGGCGATGTTCGTGCTGTCGTCGGCGGCGCTGTGCTTTCTGCGACTGCCCCGCGGCCGCACCGGCACAGGTGCGCGACGACGGCCCGTGGACCGGCAGGCGGCAGGCCCGGAGGGGGCAGGCCCGGAGGGGGCGGACAACGACGGGCCGGGGGCCGGCGCCGATGCCATGGCCGGGTTCCGCTGGGTCCTGGGGCAGCCGGTGATCCGGGCCACGATGGCCTGGATGCTGGTCACCAACCTGGTGTTCAGCGCCCTGCTGATCGTGCTGCTGGCGCTCTCCGGCGAGGACCGGGTCGGGCCCGGCGAACTGGGCCTGACGATGGCCTGCTTCGGCGTCGGCGGGCTGCTCGGCGGGCTGCTCGCCGCGCGGCTGCACGGCGCCGTCCGGCCACCGGTGATCCTGCTCGGCTTCGCCTGGACGGCGGTGGCGGCCACCGCGGTGATGGCCCTGGTGCCGGCCGGCCTGCCCCAGGGCGGGCTGCTCGCGGTCCTCGCCTTCCTGGCCCCGCTCGCCAACACCACCGTGCTCACTCACCAGTTGACGGTGACCCCGGACGCGCTGCGCGGCCGGATGAGCGGGGTCGCCGGCTTCTGCTCCGGGGGCGCGGGTGTGCTGGGCCCGGCGCTCGGCGGCGCGTTGACCGGGATGGCCGGCGGCGTCGCCGCCGTGCTGCTCTGCGCCGGCTGTCTGCTGGTGGTGGCGCTCGCCGCGACCCTCAGCCCGACCCTGCGGCGCTTCCCCGCCCCGGCATCCGAGTCCTGA
- a CDS encoding serine hydrolase, with amino-acid sequence MDPDRLHRTLAELAARHQVPGAQLAVLHGGDRFLVHTGVADTTTGAPVAADTAFPVGSLTKPFGAALAMILVADGDVDLDDPLDGPLPEFGAGHLVTLRQLLSHTGGLPSDVPEGTAGTGDRARWVARHCRTEDLAHPPGTVFSYSNVGYVVVGRLVEAVTGMTWQEAVGAVLLEPLGIRPAFVAGPERTDRPVASGHGVQAARGRVLPVAEQDLPEVELPNGGLALSAADLVSFARRYFAGCPDPAPLDRATADDMCFDQLASIAVGPYGMADGWGLGWARYDDGAADVYGHDGTGDGTHCSLRFDPSNGSAVALTANANTGARLWADLAPRLRELGLPVGDRPEPGAPAGPGPVSAAARCPGRYANGDTVFEVTRAADGGLLLGFGGAPRAELLCTPELRFTMRELGNGTCSPGRFVADPLTGRIDYLQITGRLAARTGDGSGPL; translated from the coding sequence ATGGACCCTGACAGACTGCACCGAACCCTGGCCGAGCTGGCCGCCCGCCACCAGGTGCCGGGCGCGCAGCTCGCCGTCCTGCACGGCGGGGACCGCTTCCTGGTGCACACCGGCGTGGCCGACACCACGACCGGCGCGCCCGTGGCGGCGGACACCGCCTTCCCGGTGGGCTCGCTGACCAAGCCGTTCGGCGCCGCCCTGGCGATGATCCTGGTGGCCGACGGGGACGTGGACCTCGACGACCCGCTGGACGGGCCGCTGCCGGAGTTCGGCGCGGGGCACCTGGTCACCCTGCGGCAGCTGCTCAGCCACACCGGCGGCCTGCCCTCCGACGTGCCGGAGGGCACGGCCGGTACCGGCGACCGCGCCCGGTGGGTGGCACGCCACTGCCGGACGGAGGACCTGGCGCATCCGCCGGGGACGGTCTTCTCGTACTCCAACGTCGGCTATGTCGTGGTGGGCCGGCTCGTCGAGGCGGTGACCGGGATGACCTGGCAGGAGGCGGTCGGCGCGGTGCTGCTCGAACCGCTGGGCATCCGGCCGGCGTTCGTCGCCGGACCGGAGCGCACCGACCGCCCGGTGGCCTCCGGGCACGGCGTCCAGGCGGCCCGCGGCCGGGTGCTGCCGGTCGCCGAGCAGGACCTGCCCGAGGTGGAGCTGCCCAACGGCGGCCTGGCGCTGAGCGCCGCGGACCTGGTCTCCTTCGCCCGCCGTTACTTCGCGGGCTGCCCGGACCCGGCCCCACTGGACCGGGCGACCGCCGACGACATGTGCTTCGACCAGCTCGCCTCGATCGCCGTCGGCCCGTACGGCATGGCCGACGGCTGGGGGCTGGGCTGGGCGCGCTACGACGACGGCGCGGCGGACGTCTACGGCCACGACGGCACCGGCGACGGCACGCACTGCTCGCTGCGGTTCGACCCGTCCAACGGCAGCGCGGTGGCACTGACCGCGAACGCCAACACCGGCGCGCGGCTGTGGGCGGACCTGGCGCCGCGGCTGCGCGAGCTGGGCCTGCCGGTCGGCGACCGGCCGGAGCCCGGGGCGCCCGCCGGGCCGGGGCCGGTGTCCGCCGCCGCCCGCTGCCCGGGCCGCTACGCCAACGGCGACACCGTGTTCGAGGTGACCCGTGCGGCCGACGGCGGGCTGCTGCTCGGCTTCGGCGGAGCGCCGCGCGCCGAGCTGCTGTGCACTCCCGAACTACGCTTCACCATGCGGGAGCTGGGCAACGGCACCTGCTCCCCGGGGCGGTTCGTCGCCGATCCGCTCACCGGGCGGATCGACTACCTCCAGATCACCGGTCGGCTGGCCGCCCGGACCGGCGACGGCAGCGGCCCGCTATGA